One region of Streptomyces davaonensis JCM 4913 genomic DNA includes:
- a CDS encoding SH3 domain-containing protein, with the protein MRTTPALRTLAVALLTGGSLVAATAGATAAAPAPPTIADGSGGGGGGHHGPIWGTVISHTKLNVRQAPTTHAPAVTWLAPGSQDRVDCKVRGQSVNGNPDWYWLVGAQGWASAAFIDTGGRHVPTCSDPCPEWKDGSWTNWEQPFTNSASSSESWSASSSGSWSASGSWSWSASGSSSSSWSWLGGW; encoded by the coding sequence ATGCGCACCACTCCGGCCCTGCGGACCCTGGCCGTGGCCCTGCTCACCGGCGGCTCCCTGGTCGCCGCGACGGCGGGTGCGACGGCGGCAGCGCCGGCCCCGCCGACAATCGCCGACGGAAGCGGTGGAGGCGGCGGCGGTCATCACGGTCCGATCTGGGGCACCGTCATTTCCCACACGAAGCTCAACGTCAGGCAGGCGCCGACCACCCACGCGCCCGCCGTCACCTGGCTCGCTCCGGGCAGCCAGGACCGCGTGGACTGCAAGGTCCGCGGCCAGAGCGTCAACGGAAACCCGGACTGGTACTGGCTCGTGGGCGCCCAGGGCTGGGCCAGCGCCGCCTTCATCGACACCGGTGGAAGGCACGTGCCGACCTGCTCGGACCCGTGTCCGGAGTGGAAGGACGGCTCCTGGACCAACTGGGAGCAACCGTTCACCAACAGCGCCTCCAGCAGCGAGTCCTGGAGCGCGTCCTCGTCCGGTTCGTGGAGCGCGTCCGGCTCATGGAGCTGGAGTGCCTCCGGATCGTCGTCCAGCAGCTGGAGCTGGCTGGGCGGCTGGTGA